In the genome of Pontibacter actiniarum, the window AGCACATGATCAGCGAAAAGCCCATGGCTACGTCTGTGGCAGACTGCCAGCGTATGATTGAGGCTTGCAACAAGAGCAACGTGAAGCTCTCTATCGGGTATCGCCTGCACTTTGAGCCACACAACCTGCGGGTAATGGAGCTGGGCCAGCAGCAGGTTTATGGGCCGGTGCAGCGCATAGAGGCCGCTGACAGTTTTGTGATGAGCGGTAACCCGGATAGGTGGCGGCTGGATAAAAAGCTGGCAGGCGGAGGGCCGCTGATGGACCTCGGCATCTACTGTGTGCAGGGGGCGATCTACACCATGGGCCAGACACCCACTGCCGTTACGGCTAAGTTCGGGGAGGTAACGCGCCCGGATTTTTTTGACGAGGTGGAGCAGTCCATCGATTGGCAGATGGAGTTCCCCAACGGGGCGGTGGCCGACTGCACAACCAGCTACAACAAAGACCAGAACCTGCTATACGGCAAGGCGGATAAAGGGTGGTGGCGGCTACAGCCTGCTTACAGCTACAGCGGCATTCAGGGCGAGACCAGCGCAGGCCCGATGAACCTCTCCAACGTGAACCAGCAGGCGCGCCAGATGGATGCCTTTGCCGAATGTATCCTGGAAAATAAAACCACACGGGTGCCGGGGGAGATGGGCTTGCGCGATGTGCGCATACTGGAGGCTATTTACGAGGCCGCGCGTACCGGTAAGCGGGTAGAGATAAAGGTTTAAACTGGTTTATACTTTAACAGAGCCTTTAACGTGCAAGTTTTTGCCTGTAGCCCCTGTTGCTGCAAGTATGGCACTCGCTGTGCTTCCTGCTACTGCTTATTCATTTTAGTCTTATTTTACCTTCGGATTTGCTCCGCGGTGGGCACGGCAACATCCACAAAGTCCTTTCCCTACAGGTTAGGATCAGCTTAGGTAGCCATTGCGGTGGTTAACTTGGGCAAAGTTCTACTGGCAAAGAACCGCTTGTGCAGCCTCTAAAACAAAAGAGCGGCAGAAATAAACTCCTGCCGCTCTTTTTATACTTCTAAAATAGTATTTCTTAGTGGTGATGACCGCCTGCTCCGTGTACGTGGCCGTGATCCAGCTCCTCAGGAGTGGCATCGCGTACGTCTTCCACTTTGCCCTTAAAGTATAGCTCCTTGCCAGACAGCGGGTGGTTGAAGTCCATTTTAACGGTATCGTTTGTTACCTCCACTACACGGCCCTGCAGCTGGTTGCCTTCGCTGTCGGTCATAGGGATGTAGTTGCCAATCTCAAGCAGATCTCCCGGTACTGTGCCCTCGATCTCGAAAGACTTTTTAGGAAGGTCCACCACCGCGTTTTCATCGTAGCCGCCGTAACCTTCTTCTGAGTCCAGTTTAAAGTCGAAGCTGTCGCCGGTGCTAAGGCCGCCAAGCTGCTCCTCAAATTGCTCCGGTAAGCCGCTCATGCCGTAGATAAAAGCCATCGGTTGCTCTTTATCTGCCGTTTCGATCAGGCTTGGCTCGCCGTTCTCATCCATGATGCGCAACTCGTAGGTTAAGGTAACTACTTTGTTTTTTTCAATCTTCATCTGCTCTTGTTAAATTTTAGAAAGGTTCAAGTTAAAAAATATACTGCAGAACTCTAACCTTTGTTCGTTTTTTACACCAGCCTAGGCCATCAGCTCCTGCAGTTCCCAGGCGCTGCGGTAGGCGTTTATACTCTCTACGTAATTCAGGAACGAAGCGTAGAACGGATGTTGGCTAAGGGTAGCACTATCGCCGACCACCACCATTTTTTTCTTAGCGCGTGTCATGGCTACGTTCATCCGGCGTATGTCTGCCAGAAACCCGATCTCGCCCTGCTCATTGCTGCGCGTCATGCTGATATAGATAATATCGCGCTCCTGCCCCTGAAAACTGTCCACGGTGCCGACCGAGAGCTGCCGCTTCTGGCGCAGCTCATGCAGCTGCGGAATGTGCTCTACGCGGTCCTCCAGGTAGTTGATCTGGGCGCGGTACGGGGCAATAACGCCGATGCGCAGGTGCTCTGTTTCCGCATCCGCCTGGCTGTAGTCTTTCAGCAGGTGGGTGAGGTGGTTGAGCAACAGGTTTGCCTCATCGGGGTTGGCCGAGCTGCTGCTTTCCGGCGTTTCCACCTCGTTGTAGCCGCAACCGGCCGTATCAACAAACTCTACAGCCAGGCCGGGGGCAAAGTGCGGGTTGTACTGGTGCAGGTCGCTGCTGTGCACGCTCTCGTGCGCCTTCAGCTCACCGTTGTAGAACTGCTGGTTCGAGAACTCCATGATGTGGTGGTGCATGCGGTACTGCGTCTTCAGCATCACCGACACATCTGGCTGGCGCTCTATGCATTTTTCGAACAGCGTTTTGCCCAAGCCCTTCTGCTCCGCCTCAAAAGACTTTACCGTGGGTGGTAGCTGGCAATGGTCGCCGGCCAGCACCACGCGTTTGGCCCTGGAGATTGGAATCCAGCAGCCCGGCTCCAGCGCCTGCGCCGCTTCATCGATAAACACTGTGTCGTACTCCAGGTGCCGGATGGCTTTGTTGGCCGCCCCTACCAGCGTACAGGTAATCACCTGCACGTTGTTCAGCAAGTCTTCCGTAATGTACTCCTCCACGCGGTCCGCTTCCTCCAGCAGGCGCTTGCTTTCCATTTTATACATCTGGCGCTGCGCCCGCTCCTCATGGCCGAACTTGCGCTTAAACTGGAAAGCCATGCGCCGGTACTCCTCCGCGGTTTTGCGGTATTCCTTCAGGTTCTTATAGGAGCGGTGCCCCATCACCTGGGCGTCCAGCGTATGCTCCAGCAGCACATCAGACACGCGGGACGGGTTGCCGATGCGAATCACGTTCACGCCATCGTTCGCCAGCTTCTCCGTCAGCAGGTCCACCGCTGTGTTAGACGGTGCC includes:
- a CDS encoding FKBP-type peptidyl-prolyl cis-trans isomerase; this translates as MKIEKNKVVTLTYELRIMDENGEPSLIETADKEQPMAFIYGMSGLPEQFEEQLGGLSTGDSFDFKLDSEEGYGGYDENAVVDLPKKSFEIEGTVPGDLLEIGNYIPMTDSEGNQLQGRVVEVTNDTVKMDFNHPLSGKELYFKGKVEDVRDATPEELDHGHVHGAGGHHH
- a CDS encoding AAA domain-containing protein codes for the protein MSEILYELKRVQELLKIEQEEDRQQYKIKSLKSTIAERKEMGFCWYPVTIAKEELGFGNKVVLELERTKDRDQLHLFQVGKTAALFSNGSERQSLNGVIVGLKRNKVLLATNREDLPDWIDEGRLGVDLTFDEMSYREMEIAMKKVIEAHKTRLAELRDILLGDVPAHFTDASMDDIPSLNPSQNEAVRKIVQAKDVAIIHGPPGTGKTTTLVQAILKTLETQKRLLVTAPSNTAVDLLTEKLANDGVNVIRIGNPSRVSDVLLEHTLDAQVMGHRSYKNLKEYRKTAEEYRRMAFQFKRKFGHEERAQRQMYKMESKRLLEEADRVEEYITEDLLNNVQVITCTLVGAANKAIRHLEYDTVFIDEAAQALEPGCWIPISRAKRVVLAGDHCQLPPTVKSFEAEQKGLGKTLFEKCIERQPDVSVMLKTQYRMHHHIMEFSNQQFYNGELKAHESVHSSDLHQYNPHFAPGLAVEFVDTAGCGYNEVETPESSSSANPDEANLLLNHLTHLLKDYSQADAETEHLRIGVIAPYRAQINYLEDRVEHIPQLHELRQKRQLSVGTVDSFQGQERDIIYISMTRSNEQGEIGFLADIRRMNVAMTRAKKKMVVVGDSATLSQHPFYASFLNYVESINAYRSAWELQELMA
- a CDS encoding Gfo/Idh/MocA family protein encodes the protein MKHLNYLFRHNRRKFLKDISLAFGATALGMPLVSMATGPAAGAAEKEQQAGQWGTRKRKLGIALVGLGNYATNQLAPALQETEKCYLAGIVTGTPSKAAAWKRKYNIPDQNIYNYETYDQIADNPDIDIIYVVLPNAMHAEYTVRGAQAGKHMISEKPMATSVADCQRMIEACNKSNVKLSIGYRLHFEPHNLRVMELGQQQVYGPVQRIEAADSFVMSGNPDRWRLDKKLAGGGPLMDLGIYCVQGAIYTMGQTPTAVTAKFGEVTRPDFFDEVEQSIDWQMEFPNGAVADCTTSYNKDQNLLYGKADKGWWRLQPAYSYSGIQGETSAGPMNLSNVNQQARQMDAFAECILENKTTRVPGEMGLRDVRILEAIYEAARTGKRVEIKV